A portion of the Elephas maximus indicus isolate mEleMax1 chromosome 13, mEleMax1 primary haplotype, whole genome shotgun sequence genome contains these proteins:
- the BBS4 gene encoding Bardet-Biedl syndrome 4 protein isoform X3 → MLGKIHLLEGDLEKAIEIYKKAVEFSPENTELLTTLGLLYLELGIYQKAFEHLGNALTYDPTNYKAILAAGSMMQTHGDFDVALTKYRVVACAMPESPPLWNNIGMCFFGKKKYVAAISCLKRANYLAPFDWKILYNLGLVHLTMQQYASAFRFLSAAINFQPKMGELYMLLAVALTNLEDVENARRAYAEAVRLDKCNPLVNLNYAVLLYNQGDKKGALAQYQETEKKANLLKHSSSLEFDSEMVEMAQKLGAALQVGEALVWTKPVKDPKSKNRTTSASKPASFQQPLGSNQALGQAMSSAAAYRKLPAGAGGTPQLTKPPSLPLEPEPTVVASPADAAFSTEASEQIREK, encoded by the exons ATGCTGGGGAAGATCCACTTGCTGGAGGGAGACTTGGAGAAGGCCATTGAAATCTACAAGAAAGCAGTGGA GTTCTCACCAGAAAACACAGAGCTCCTTACAACTTTAGGATTACTCTACTTAGAG CTTGGCATTTACCAGAAGGCATTTGAACATCTTGGCAATGCACTGACTTATGACCCTACCAACTACAAG GCCATCTTGGCAGCAGGCAGCATGATGCAGACCCATGGCGACTTTGATGTTGCCCTCACCAAATACAGAGTCGTAGCTTGTGCCATGCCAGAGAGCCCCCCACTCTGGAACAACATTGGAATGTGTTTCTTTGGCAAGAAGAAATACGTGGCA GCTATCAGCTGCCTGAAACGAGCCAACTACTTGGCACCCTTCGACTGGAAGATTCTGTATAATTTGGGGCTCGTCCACTTGACCATGCAGCAGTATGCATCAGCTTTCCGTTTCCTCAGCGCGGCCATCAACTTCCAGCCAAAGATGGGGGAGCTGTACATGCTCTTGGCTG TGGCTCTGACCAATCTGGAAGATGTTGAGAATGCCAGGAGAGCCTACGCAGAAGCAGTCCGCCTGGATAA GTGTAACCCTTTAGTAAACCTGAACTATGCTGTGCTGCTGTACAACCAGGGAGACAAGAAGGGCGCCCTGGCCCAgtaccaggagacagagaagaaagccaACCTACTCAAGCACAGCAGCTCTCTGGAATTTGACTCTGAG ATGGTGGAGATGGCCCAGAAGTTGGGAGCAGCTCTCCAGGTTGGGGAGGCACTGGTCTGGACTAAACCAGTCAAAGATCCCAAATCAAAGAACCGGACCACTTCAGCCAGCAAACCGGCCAGTTTCCAGCAGCCCCTGGGCTCTAATCAAGCTCTAGGACAGGCAATGTCTTCAGCAGCTGCATACAGGAAGCTCCCTGCAG GTGCTGGAGGAACACCTCAGCTCACAAAGCCACCatctcttcctctggagccagagCCCACTGTGGTAGCAAGTCCAGCTGATGCGGCTTTTTCAACTGAAGCATCAGagcaaataagagaaaaatga